DNA from Mesorhizobium loti R88b:
TCGATTGGAAGCCGAAGACCACTTTCGATGAGTTCGTCTCGGAAATGGTCGAGGCTGACTGCCGCGCCTACGGGATCGTGTTAGCGTGGCGTGAAAACACGATGACTTCGCGGCATGTGCATCTTGCCGTTTCAGGGACGTCGGCATTTCAGGCCCGCCGCGGTCAGCCGGCGTCAGTCAGTTCTATCGTTTGGATCGGCAAATTCACACATCCTGCAAAGCAGAAAACCAGCCGCTCCATTCATGCGATCGACGATTTCGCAAAAAACTTGGCTTTTAAAGAGATCGCCATATTCGTCGCATAGAAGGTTGCCCAATACGTGACGCCGCTCAAAATCCATGGAGCAGAGAGTGACCTCGCCGTTTGGAAGTAGTACATTCCGATACTGCCGTTCGTCCACGCATATCAGCGCTCCGACGACTGGCTGCCGTGGTTCTACAATCTTAGGGTCTACGCTTCCACCCCTGCTGCTCACCGGTCGCGCGCGAACTAGGGCTTGGGCAGGGATAATGTCGGCGATATCGGGATGGGGCTCACCCAAAACCACGAATCGGATCGAAGGGATGTCGGCGTCGACGAGTTGACCAACCAAATCGCGATACTTGGCTCCGACAAGGCGGCTATTCATGTGGGCGCCATCATCAAAAACATGAACCACGAATACCCCCAACCGCAGCGCCTGCAAGCGTTGTAGATCCTGCCCCTTCATTCCCACAAGCGTCGTGAAAATCCTGATGCCGTGGCCTTTGGCGGAAGCGTGCTCGACCATTTCGGTGCAATCGGGATTGAGCCATGGCTCAGAATACCCGGCAAAACTAATGTCGACGGAGGCTGGTACGCGCGCCAGACAGCGCTTGAAATCTCCAAGACTAAGATGCT
Protein-coding regions in this window:
- a CDS encoding SPASM domain-containing protein; amino-acid sequence: MILPELRSAIPAGRVLEITTTTGCIVGCSYCPQDKFADRQRKVSDTKHLSLGDFKRCLARVPASVDISFAGYSEPWLNPDCTEMVEHASAKGHGIRIFTTLVGMKGQDLQRLQALRLGVFVVHVFDDGAHMNSRLVGAKYRDLVGQLVDADIPSIRFVVLGEPHPDIADIIPAQALVRARPVSSRGGSVDPKIVEPRQPVVGALICVDERQYRNVLLPNGEVTLCSMDFERRHVLGNLLCDEYGDLFKSQVFCEIVDRMNGAAGFLLCRMCEFADPNDRTD